The following proteins come from a genomic window of Aquimarina sp. MAR_2010_214:
- a CDS encoding TonB-dependent receptor, with product MKKNLSGVFLSRKHLIRIMKIYSLLICITISKLFSFNTYSQNISISLEEVTLQMAIEEIEQKSEFRFFYNNNLVDISRKVSLTATNERVKKVLYGLFDDTNINFKIYKNQIVLFPRNVKTSDLALKNLLDYIEEKSLEKAKKSTISDITKPQQNFVSGNVKSNEGYPLPGVNVVIKGTNKGTLTDFDGNYKLEANQGDPLVFSYVGFETLEVIVNKNTIDVTLKEDVSNLEEVVVTGYAVQRKSRLTGSAINVKLEAVNATPRAAIQESIQGNVPGVLVTSDSGQPGSTPNVRIRGVGSFTASFPLYVIDGIQTRDASIITSLNPGDIKTISVLKDAAATSIYGTRGANGVIVIQTKSGEQGKMIISYSAQAGLSSPTVADRFRPLNTSELQELLVEGVQNAGIRDNDNEALAYITDRGFNSDVNTDWFDLLTQDGFYQQHDLSLRGGNENTKYYISGGYFNQEGVIVGSQFERMNSRIKLDQKINNKIQISANISYNKNIFDERRDGGSFANPVRSIYRIRPDISPYNEDGTYNFRFNSTHNPVAQAETETRRNITHRILAGADLSYEILDGLSFESSINMNQGFRDDYIRLPAGFGDGRPTGRGNQDSDFLFTWLFRNMLRYNMSWRNHNMSAFGGYELQKTRNKFTDIQVENIPDGFVDLNAGSLPTEASTNRRQSGLNSIFLNAEYSYNEKYLISGSLRRDGSSTFKDDNQFGVFWSVGIGWNIANEEFMSSLSFINDFKLRASYGENGNDPIAGNENSNSVDDNPYAVFDLFSINDYDGSPGLFFSDLGNPNLKWEVNKPLNIGIDYSFFNNRIQGSFDWYKRETTDLIRARPISSTNGDVDIVQNIGAMENTGIEFDITTRNIVSSNNGFSWTTSFNYTTNKNKVTKLSDGGEPIIDGTRITAVGEDFETFYLVRYAGVDPENGEALWFINDESDATTNNYGDADQVIIGNATPDFYAGLRNTFSYKGISLDFQLYSAWGGLVYDTWNRFTLSDGSRRLSSTGNVTRGTYERRWQQPGDVTDVPAFVYGNRQTGQSSKSSSRFIYDGSFIRLRDVTLAYKLPLKSIESIGLSSARIYIKGNNLYTYIKDDRLERDPESGSDGRLNQEIPISRALFLGLDLTF from the coding sequence ATGAAAAAAAACCTTTCCGGAGTTTTCTTATCCAGAAAACATCTTATAAGAATTATGAAAATTTATTCTTTACTTATTTGTATTACCATTTCAAAACTATTTTCATTCAATACATATTCTCAAAATATATCCATTTCATTGGAGGAAGTTACGTTGCAGATGGCTATTGAAGAGATTGAACAAAAAAGTGAGTTTCGCTTCTTTTATAACAACAATTTGGTTGATATTTCAAGAAAAGTATCTCTTACAGCAACTAATGAACGAGTAAAAAAAGTACTATATGGACTATTTGATGATACTAATATAAATTTTAAGATTTATAAGAATCAAATAGTTTTATTTCCAAGAAATGTAAAAACATCAGATTTAGCACTTAAAAATCTATTAGATTATATCGAAGAAAAATCATTAGAGAAAGCTAAGAAAAGTACCATTAGTGATATAACAAAACCACAGCAAAACTTTGTAAGCGGTAATGTGAAAAGTAATGAAGGTTACCCTTTACCAGGAGTGAATGTAGTTATTAAAGGTACAAATAAAGGTACATTAACAGATTTTGATGGAAATTATAAATTAGAAGCAAATCAAGGAGATCCTCTGGTTTTTTCTTACGTAGGTTTCGAAACACTAGAAGTTATAGTGAATAAAAACACCATTGATGTAACACTAAAAGAAGATGTTAGTAATCTCGAGGAAGTGGTTGTAACAGGGTATGCGGTTCAGCGAAAATCTAGGCTTACAGGTTCAGCAATAAATGTAAAGTTAGAAGCTGTTAATGCTACACCTAGAGCAGCGATACAAGAAAGTATTCAAGGTAACGTTCCTGGAGTATTAGTAACTTCTGATAGTGGTCAACCTGGATCTACACCAAATGTAAGAATAAGAGGTGTTGGATCTTTCACTGCTTCATTTCCACTATACGTCATTGACGGTATACAGACAAGAGATGCTTCTATAATTACTTCTCTTAATCCAGGAGACATTAAAACAATTTCTGTTTTAAAAGATGCTGCTGCTACTTCTATTTATGGAACTAGAGGAGCTAATGGTGTCATTGTGATACAGACAAAATCAGGAGAACAGGGTAAAATGATTATTTCATATAGTGCACAAGCAGGATTATCTTCTCCAACAGTTGCAGATCGCTTTAGACCTCTTAATACCTCAGAATTACAAGAGTTATTGGTAGAAGGAGTACAAAATGCAGGAATCAGAGATAATGATAATGAAGCTTTGGCTTATATAACGGATAGAGGGTTTAATTCAGATGTGAATACTGATTGGTTTGATTTGTTAACTCAAGATGGTTTTTACCAACAACATGATCTATCATTAAGAGGAGGGAACGAAAACACAAAGTATTATATATCTGGAGGATACTTTAATCAAGAAGGAGTTATTGTTGGTTCTCAATTTGAAAGAATGAACTCAAGAATCAAATTAGACCAAAAAATAAATAACAAAATTCAAATTAGCGCCAATATATCTTACAACAAGAATATTTTTGATGAAAGACGAGATGGAGGATCTTTTGCAAATCCTGTAAGATCCATATATCGAATACGTCCTGATATTTCTCCTTATAATGAAGACGGAACTTATAATTTTAGATTCAACAGTACTCATAACCCAGTAGCTCAAGCTGAAACAGAAACAAGAAGAAATATTACACATAGAATTTTAGCCGGGGCTGACCTATCTTATGAAATATTGGATGGACTTTCGTTTGAATCATCAATTAATATGAATCAAGGATTTAGAGATGATTATATACGACTACCTGCTGGTTTTGGAGATGGCAGACCAACAGGAAGAGGAAATCAGGACTCTGATTTTTTATTCACTTGGCTATTTAGAAATATGTTGAGATATAATATGAGTTGGAGAAATCATAACATGTCAGCTTTTGGAGGGTATGAATTACAAAAAACTAGAAATAAATTTACAGATATACAGGTAGAAAACATACCCGATGGTTTTGTAGACTTAAATGCAGGTAGTTTACCTACAGAAGCTTCTACAAACAGAAGACAAAGTGGATTAAATTCTATATTCCTTAACGCAGAATATTCTTATAATGAGAAATATTTGATTAGTGGGTCGCTTAGACGTGATGGTAGTTCTACATTTAAGGATGATAACCAGTTTGGTGTTTTCTGGTCTGTTGGTATTGGTTGGAATATTGCCAACGAAGAGTTTATGAGTTCATTAAGTTTTATAAATGACTTTAAATTAAGAGCAAGTTATGGAGAGAATGGAAACGACCCTATTGCTGGTAATGAAAACTCTAATAGTGTAGATGATAATCCTTATGCAGTATTTGATCTTTTTTCTATTAATGATTATGATGGTAGTCCAGGATTGTTCTTTTCAGATTTAGGAAACCCTAATTTAAAATGGGAGGTTAACAAACCTCTGAATATTGGTATTGATTATTCGTTTTTTAACAATAGAATACAAGGGAGTTTTGATTGGTATAAAAGAGAAACTACAGACCTTATTAGAGCAAGACCTATTTCATCTACAAATGGAGACGTAGATATTGTACAAAATATTGGTGCAATGGAAAATACAGGAATAGAGTTTGATATCACTACACGTAATATTGTGAGCAGTAATAATGGTTTTAGTTGGACGACCAGTTTTAATTATACTACAAATAAAAATAAAGTCACAAAACTGTCTGATGGTGGAGAACCAATTATAGATGGTACTCGTATTACAGCAGTAGGAGAAGATTTTGAAACATTTTATTTGGTTCGATATGCAGGTGTAGATCCTGAAAATGGAGAAGCTTTATGGTTTATTAATGATGAATCAGATGCTACTACTAATAATTATGGTGATGCAGATCAGGTAATTATAGGGAATGCTACTCCTGATTTTTATGCAGGACTAAGAAATACATTTTCATATAAAGGAATCTCGTTAGATTTTCAGTTGTATAGTGCTTGGGGAGGTTTAGTGTATGATACCTGGAATAGATTTACACTTAGTGATGGATCTCGTAGACTCTCTAGTACAGGTAATGTAACTCGAGGTACATATGAAAGAAGATGGCAGCAACCGGGAGATGTTACAGATGTACCAGCTTTCGTATATGGTAATAGGCAAACTGGACAATCATCAAAGTCATCAAGCAGATTTATATATGATGGATCATTTATACGATTACGAGATGTGACTCTTGCATACAAATTACCTCTTAAGAGTATTGAGTCAATTGGACTTTCTTCTGCCAGAATTTATATCAAAGGAAACAATTTGTACACCTATATAAAAGATGATCGGTTGGAGAGAGACCCTGAGTCAGGATCAGATGGAAGGTTAAACCAGGAGATTCCGATTTCGAGAGCACTGTTCTTAGGTTTAGATTTAACATTTTAA
- a CDS encoding IS1595 family transposase, translated as MIPEDFRDFFISSSALVQSEIVSTLLEISTEGSALIDSNQSKAISCPHCKCNKIKANGKLKGVQRYVCNTCHKNFSETTGKFWYNLKKKDKVNRYLFCLLSGYSIRKSAKETGISIQTSFDWRHKLLVSFGSVSVDEFQGILESDDLFFAYSEKGNRNLDRPARKRGAKASKAGLSNEKVAVIASCDRSGNKDFKVATRGRISKSDLETILQGKLAKVETLCSDSHRSYTAFAKDKKVAHKKFNASKGQRAVDKIYHVQNVNNMDMRLRKFMEPFNGVATKYLQNYLNWFLVLEKIKNSTSKMATVAAIAFASNTAWMEFKNIVVNNMLFRT; from the coding sequence ATGATACCAGAAGATTTTAGAGATTTTTTCATTAGTTCATCGGCTTTGGTTCAATCAGAAATTGTTTCCACATTATTGGAGATCTCTACTGAGGGTTCAGCCCTGATTGATAGCAATCAGAGTAAAGCCATAAGCTGTCCTCATTGTAAGTGCAATAAAATTAAGGCTAATGGTAAGCTCAAAGGAGTACAGCGCTATGTTTGTAATACTTGTCATAAAAACTTTAGTGAAACTACCGGTAAGTTCTGGTACAACCTCAAGAAGAAAGACAAAGTTAATCGTTATTTATTCTGTTTACTCTCTGGATATAGTATTCGCAAGAGTGCCAAAGAAACAGGGATTTCTATTCAGACTTCTTTTGATTGGAGGCACAAATTACTTGTCTCCTTTGGGAGCGTAAGTGTGGATGAATTCCAAGGAATCCTAGAGAGTGATGATCTTTTCTTTGCTTACTCTGAAAAAGGGAATCGAAATTTGGATCGTCCTGCTAGAAAACGTGGCGCAAAGGCAAGTAAAGCTGGTCTCAGTAATGAAAAAGTAGCTGTGATAGCCAGTTGTGACCGATCAGGGAACAAAGATTTCAAAGTAGCTACCAGAGGTCGCATTAGTAAAAGTGACTTGGAGACTATATTACAAGGGAAGTTGGCTAAAGTAGAAACCCTTTGTAGCGACAGTCACAGAAGCTATACTGCATTTGCAAAAGACAAGAAGGTAGCACACAAAAAATTTAATGCTTCGAAGGGTCAAAGAGCTGTTGACAAAATATATCACGTACAAAATGTGAATAATATGGATATGCGTCTAAGGAAATTTATGGAGCCCTTCAATGGAGTGGCAACAAAATACCTTCAGAATTATCTGAATTGGTTTTTAGTCTTAGAAAAAATAAAAAATTCAACCAGTAAAATGGCAACCGTAGCAGCTATAGCCTTTGCTTCCAATACTGCCTGGATGGAATTTAAAAACATAGTAGTAAATAATATGCTTTTTAGAACTTAG
- a CDS encoding RagB/SusD family nutrient uptake outer membrane protein translates to MKNNIIYTLVALVLMLSACEDTLEQEFSDNVEVSNAIIDLNSLNLAANGSYSLFADTDVYNRTVMLLPEILSDNAFIDAFDNTGRYLDFDLYTVNSNNRFITPAWEDLTRIIASTSIIIKKAELLSFPESEQEDAKQYIGEMYALRALAFHNLQLLFAQPYNFTPDASHFGVPIPDFETLGDGGTIQEPGRSTTATVYAQIENDLVKAIDLMETKSSPSRMDVYAAKALLARVYLHMEDWGKARDMATDVIDNSGNKLLENQEYIASWALDDNSETLFTLVNNETDNSGTNSIGYFYLTYKDAFATDDFVNTLSMTDIRRELYPTDDGVNLVKKFPRTNVQDDNIQILRLSEIYLIKAEAHAQLNENIDAQQALDAIIQRADPTVGASTEIGQALIDKVILERRKELAYEGFRLYDLTRYGMTFSKFLQDGDPIVISAPENRTVMPIPVDEINVNPNIANQQNPGY, encoded by the coding sequence ATGAAAAATAATATAATATATACCCTTGTAGCATTAGTTTTGATGTTAAGTGCTTGTGAGGACACATTGGAGCAAGAATTTTCTGATAATGTAGAGGTTTCTAATGCCATTATAGATCTTAATTCTTTAAATTTAGCAGCAAATGGTTCCTATAGCTTATTTGCAGATACAGATGTGTATAACCGTACCGTGATGTTGCTTCCCGAAATTTTGTCTGACAATGCATTCATAGATGCATTTGATAATACAGGGAGATATTTGGATTTTGATTTATATACAGTAAACTCTAATAATAGATTCATAACCCCTGCTTGGGAAGATCTTACACGTATTATAGCTTCCACTTCAATAATTATAAAAAAGGCAGAGTTGTTATCCTTTCCTGAGTCAGAGCAGGAAGATGCCAAACAATATATAGGTGAAATGTATGCTTTAAGAGCATTGGCATTTCACAATCTTCAATTATTATTTGCGCAACCTTATAATTTTACACCTGATGCTTCTCATTTTGGAGTACCTATTCCTGATTTTGAAACTTTAGGGGATGGAGGTACTATTCAAGAACCAGGAAGAAGTACTACAGCAACAGTCTATGCTCAAATTGAAAATGATTTAGTAAAGGCTATAGATTTAATGGAAACAAAATCATCTCCTTCTAGAATGGATGTTTATGCAGCAAAAGCATTACTTGCCCGAGTGTATTTGCATATGGAAGATTGGGGAAAAGCAAGAGATATGGCTACCGATGTAATTGATAATAGTGGAAATAAACTATTAGAGAATCAGGAGTATATTGCAAGTTGGGCTTTAGATGATAATAGTGAGACATTATTTACATTGGTAAATAATGAAACCGATAATTCTGGAACAAACTCTATAGGTTATTTTTATCTTACTTATAAAGATGCTTTTGCTACTGATGATTTTGTTAATACTTTAAGTATGACTGATATTAGGAGAGAATTATACCCTACAGATGATGGAGTGAATTTGGTTAAAAAGTTCCCTAGAACAAACGTTCAGGATGATAATATTCAAATATTGAGGCTTTCCGAGATATATTTAATCAAAGCCGAGGCGCATGCACAATTAAATGAAAATATTGACGCTCAGCAAGCTCTGGATGCTATCATACAAAGAGCTGATCCAACAGTAGGAGCATCCACAGAAATAGGACAAGCACTAATCGATAAGGTTATTTTGGAAAGAAGAAAAGAATTAGCCTATGAAGGATTTAGGTTATATGATCTTACCAGATATGGAATGACATTTAGTAAATTTCTACAAGACGGAGATCCTATTGTAATTTCAGCTCCAGAAAACAGAACAGTTATGCCTATACCTGTAGATGAGATTAATGTAAATCCAAATATTGCAAATCAACAAAATCCAGGATACTAA
- a CDS encoding M28 family metallopeptidase: MNYYREFLLLFIFVIQMAPAQTEQDRKEAEIINVQKGIVAKLTGHEPIKGKKKLKSRASKSERKISADFLYNSLKDIGLKPERHSYNVKDKKGNLFNGANIYADIPATNGSDEYVILAAHFDTVENSPGAVHNATGVAIAYYVAMKLVELKERKRNFMVVFFDHWKSNMVGTRMFTKKLKDEEYKIHSMHRSDYMGWDNDEDRAIEMLASSLSLESLYRIESPVPIYKREVATPESRFFANFGFETVTLTAELKNADNSPFVRKSEDKYTTVNFKYLASTTDIVHGVMKSLAKD; encoded by the coding sequence ATGAATTATTATAGAGAATTTTTACTATTATTTATTTTCGTAATTCAGATGGCCCCAGCTCAGACTGAACAAGATCGAAAAGAAGCAGAGATTATTAATGTCCAAAAAGGAATTGTTGCCAAACTTACCGGCCACGAACCTATAAAAGGCAAGAAAAAATTAAAAAGTAGAGCAAGCAAATCTGAGAGAAAGATTTCTGCTGACTTTTTATATAACTCCTTAAAAGATATAGGACTTAAACCTGAAAGGCATAGTTATAATGTAAAGGATAAAAAAGGAAACTTATTTAATGGCGCAAATATTTATGCAGATATTCCTGCTACCAATGGTAGTGATGAATATGTCATATTAGCAGCACATTTTGATACAGTTGAAAATAGTCCTGGTGCAGTTCATAATGCTACAGGTGTTGCAATTGCATATTATGTTGCTATGAAATTGGTAGAACTAAAGGAGCGTAAAAGAAATTTTATGGTTGTGTTTTTTGATCATTGGAAAAGTAATATGGTGGGTACAAGAATGTTCACCAAAAAATTGAAAGACGAAGAATATAAAATTCATTCTATGCACCGATCTGATTATATGGGTTGGGATAATGATGAAGATAGAGCAATAGAAATGTTAGCATCTAGTCTTAGTTTAGAGTCATTATACCGTATAGAATCTCCAGTACCTATTTATAAGAGAGAAGTAGCTACACCAGAGAGTAGATTTTTTGCCAATTTTGGTTTCGAAACTGTAACACTTACAGCAGAATTGAAAAATGCAGATAACTCACCTTTTGTACGTAAAAGTGAAGATAAGTATACAACGGTAAATTTTAAATACCTGGCATCTACAACTGATATCGTTCATGGGGTAATGAAATCCCTAGCTAAAGATTGA
- a CDS encoding homoserine kinase has translation MKSIKIFAPATVANLSCGFDVLGCCLDNVGDEMVISITSEPGVKITKIEGANLPMETHKNVAGVAVEAFLEAYGKDVGVNIEIYKKIKAGSGIGSSAASSSGAVWAVNYLLGSPFTTHELVKFAMEGEKLASGNAHADNVAPALLGGFTLVRSYAPLDIIKLHSPKDLVMTVIHPQIEVKTSDSRSVIKHKVTLKKAIHQWGNVGGLVAGLFTEDYDLIGRSLDDVIIEPLRSILIPEFNNVKNAAIAKGALGSGISGSGPSIFALSKGIKIANDVADAINDIYNKTGIDFDIHISKINSKGIKIIEETEYRK, from the coding sequence ATGAAAAGTATTAAAATATTCGCACCCGCTACCGTTGCTAATCTATCTTGTGGATTTGACGTATTAGGATGTTGTCTGGATAATGTTGGTGATGAAATGGTAATTTCTATTACTTCAGAACCAGGTGTAAAAATAACAAAGATTGAAGGAGCTAACCTTCCGATGGAAACTCATAAAAATGTTGCTGGTGTTGCTGTTGAAGCTTTTCTTGAAGCATACGGAAAAGATGTAGGCGTAAATATTGAAATTTACAAAAAGATAAAAGCTGGTAGTGGAATTGGAAGTAGCGCAGCCAGTAGCTCTGGCGCCGTTTGGGCTGTAAATTATTTATTAGGCTCTCCATTTACCACGCACGAATTGGTAAAATTTGCTATGGAAGGTGAGAAATTGGCAAGTGGTAATGCACATGCAGATAATGTTGCTCCTGCCCTTCTTGGTGGATTTACTTTGGTACGCAGTTATGCCCCATTGGATATTATAAAACTACATTCTCCAAAAGACTTGGTAATGACAGTTATTCACCCACAAATCGAAGTAAAAACATCAGATTCCCGATCTGTAATCAAACATAAAGTAACGCTAAAAAAAGCAATTCACCAATGGGGAAATGTTGGTGGATTAGTAGCCGGGTTGTTTACAGAAGATTATGATTTAATCGGTAGAAGTTTAGATGATGTAATTATCGAACCTTTGCGATCTATCTTAATTCCAGAATTTAACAATGTTAAAAATGCTGCTATTGCAAAGGGTGCCTTGGGCTCAGGAATATCTGGTTCAGGGCCTTCAATTTTTGCGCTAAGCAAAGGTATAAAGATTGCAAACGACGTAGCAGATGCAATAAACGATATTTATAACAAAACAGGAATTGATTTTGATATACACATCTCAAAAATTAATAGCAAAGGAATTAAAATAATAGAAGAAACTGAATACAGAAAATAA
- the thrC gene encoding threonine synthase, with translation MQYYSLNNNAPKVSFSEAVIKGLAPDRGLYFPENITPLPSSFFENIEHLDNIEIAYQAIQQFVGDEIPEPELRDILADVLSFDFPVIEVENNIGTLELFHGPTMAFKDVGARFMARCLEYFNKNNENQVTVLVATSGDTGGAVANGFLGVKGVNVVILYPSGKVSEIQEKQLTTLGQNITALEIDGVFDDCQEMVKTAFLDASITNHKQLTSANSINVARWLPQLFYFLFAYKQVKHKKKDIVFSVPSGNFGNICAGIVAHKLGLPVKQFVASTNINDTVVRYLETSEYQPKPSKATISNAMDVGNPSNFIRIQQLFNHSFTELKNNFSAYSFNDDQTREAMKMIYNETGYISDPHGAVGYLGLKEQELTNDEYGIFLETAHPVKFLNIVEDTLGTTIEIPNQIQQIMDKKKHSIKVNSYEKLKECLLK, from the coding sequence ATGCAATACTATAGTTTAAATAATAATGCTCCTAAAGTATCTTTTTCTGAAGCTGTCATAAAAGGTTTAGCTCCAGATCGAGGATTATACTTTCCAGAAAATATAACACCACTCCCTAGTTCGTTTTTTGAAAACATAGAACATCTGGATAATATCGAAATTGCGTATCAAGCAATACAGCAATTTGTAGGAGATGAAATACCAGAACCAGAGTTACGAGATATTCTGGCAGATGTTTTAAGTTTTGATTTTCCTGTTATAGAAGTCGAAAATAATATAGGAACATTAGAGCTATTTCATGGTCCAACAATGGCTTTTAAAGATGTTGGAGCTCGTTTTATGGCACGATGTTTAGAGTATTTTAATAAAAACAACGAAAACCAGGTTACCGTTTTGGTTGCTACTTCTGGAGATACTGGTGGTGCAGTTGCAAATGGTTTTTTGGGAGTAAAAGGTGTAAATGTGGTTATTCTCTATCCAAGCGGGAAAGTAAGTGAAATACAAGAGAAACAACTAACTACACTTGGGCAAAATATAACGGCCCTAGAAATTGACGGGGTTTTTGATGACTGTCAGGAAATGGTAAAAACTGCTTTTCTGGATGCAAGCATTACTAATCACAAACAATTAACCTCAGCAAATTCAATTAATGTAGCTCGATGGCTTCCTCAATTATTTTATTTCTTATTTGCCTACAAACAAGTTAAACATAAGAAAAAAGATATTGTATTTTCTGTTCCAAGTGGTAATTTTGGTAATATTTGCGCAGGAATTGTTGCTCATAAATTAGGGCTTCCTGTTAAACAATTTGTAGCCTCGACCAATATAAATGATACTGTTGTTAGATATTTAGAGACTTCAGAATATCAACCAAAACCATCAAAAGCTACCATTTCAAATGCAATGGATGTTGGTAATCCTAGCAATTTTATTAGAATACAACAGCTTTTTAATCATAGTTTTACTGAGCTTAAGAATAATTTCTCTGCATATAGTTTTAATGATGATCAGACCAGAGAAGCGATGAAAATGATATATAATGAAACAGGATATATTTCTGACCCACATGGGGCTGTTGGATATTTAGGTCTTAAAGAACAAGAGCTAACTAATGATGAATATGGTATATTTCTAGAAACCGCGCACCCGGTTAAATTTTTAAATATTGTTGAAGATACTTTAGGTACGACTATAGAGATTCCTAATCAAATCCAACAAATAATGGATAAGAAAAAACACAGTATAAAGGTAAATAGTTATGAAAAATTAAAAGAGTGCTTACTTAAGTAA